From the genome of Danio aesculapii chromosome 16, fDanAes4.1, whole genome shotgun sequence, one region includes:
- the rap1gapl gene encoding rap1 GTPase-activating protein 1 has product MDGRNEKLFSRKRSFTFGAYGGLDKFITGTESSCDEAVGHNILDVLDSPTSEAKPLTCVPSSQKVTELFAIIEKLQGSRLDEQRCEFPPPLKTRLLKIGDGLPLILPPKSGGYWIDPPLDRQVETSPTLSQGGFGLESYDIMERDSEAKVYQEFFRHRYHHSFTACDPALGPLVLSVCLEEEENRLRVILRMKECSIHGTFSVSLFQQFPTAVELAKMLCSSVSVMCFEAVSYLKAPEIIMAFDEHRVSQNFKFGVLYQKEGQLTEEDMLSNNEESEEFLEFLSILGQTVNLQGFTGFRGGLDVSHGQTGNEAVFTSFHGREIMFHVATKLPFTEGDTQQLQRKRHIGNDIVALVYQEGHTPFISDVIRSHFLHCFIAVRRIKRENEGEGGDGGSFQVSVTAREDVPPFGPPLPTPPIFTEGSVLREFLLTKLINAEISCYKAEKFSRLELRTRSSLLEALRCELSSRSQCMLGEPSQPSIPLTEGGRSAPEGGGGFIENFKRAIRVRSHSFDTLGVPKKATGVAAQRTKVSKYLMFY; this is encoded by the exons ATGGATGGGAGAAATGAGAAGTTGTTTTCCAGAAAAAGAAGTTTCACTTTCGGGGCTTACGGAGG GCTTGACAAGTTCATAACTGGAACCGAGAGCAG CTGTGATGAGGCTGTGGGTCACAACATTCTGGATGTTTTGGATTCTCCCACTAGTGAGGCTAAGCCACTTACTTGTGTGCCATCCAGTCAGAAA GTCACAGAGTTGTTTGCAATCATTGAAAAGCTGCAG GGTAGCAGATTAGATGAACAGCGTTGTGAGTTCCCACCACCTCTAAAG ACACGACTGTTAAAGATTGGAGATGGCTTACCTCTCATCCTGCCTCCTAAATCTGGAGGTTATTGGATCGACCCTCCTCTGGATAGACAAGTGGAGACCAGCCCAACTCTCTCTCAGGGGGGGTTCGGCCTGGAGAGCTACGACATCATGGAGAGAGACAGTGAAGCTAAAGTCTATCAGGAGTTTTTCCGCCACAGA tatcatcaTTCATTCACCGCCTGTGACCCTGCTCTTGGGCCTCtagttttgtctgtttgtcttgAGGAAGAGGAAAATCGTTTACGGGTAATTCTGAG GATGAAAGAGTGCTCAATTCATGGCACATTCTCAGTTTCTCTCTTTCAACAATTCCCCACTGCTGTGGAGTTGGCAAAG ATGCTGTGCTCGAGTGTCAGTGTGATGTGTTTTGAGGCCGTGAGTTACTTAAAG GCCCCAGAGATCATAATGGCGTTTGATGAACACAGAGTGTCTCAAAACTTTAAATTTGGTGTCTTATACCAAAAAGAAGGACAG TTAACAGAGGAAGACATGCTCAGTAACAATGAGGAAAGTGAGGAGTTTTTAGAGTTTTTATCAATACTTGGGCAGACGGTCAATCTGCAAGGATTTACTGG TTTCAGAGGAGGTCTGGATGTGTCTCATGGCCAGACAGGGAATGAAGCCGTTTTCACCTCTTTCCACGGACGAGAGATTATGTTCCATGTTGCTACTAAACTGCCGTTCACTGAAGGAGATACACAACAG CTGCAGAGAAAAAGGCACATTGGGAATGATATTGTTGCTCTGGTGTACCAGGAAGGTCACACTCCATTCATTTCAGATGTGATCAGATCCCATTTCTTGCATTGTTTCATTGCAGTTCGGAGGATAAAGAGAGAGAATGAAGGAGAGGGAGGAGATGGAGGCTCATTTCag GTGTCTGTCACTGCTAGGGAGGATGTGCCCCCATTTGGCCCACCCCTTCCCACGCCACCCATTTTTACAGAG GGCTCAGTTTTGAGAGAGTTCCTCTTGACCAAACTTATAAATGCTGAAATCTCTTGTTACAAGGCAGAAAAATTCAGTCGACTGGAG TTACGTACACGTTCGTCTCTCTTGGAAGCACTGCGGTGTGAACTGTCTTCCCGCTCCCAGTGCATGCTGGGAGAGCCATCGCAGCCCAGCATCCCTCTCACTGAAGGGGGGAGAAGTGCTCCAGAGGGCGGTGGAGGATTCATTGAgaactttaag AGAGCTATTAGGGTGAGAAGCCATTCATTTGACACTTTGGGAGTGCCAAAGAAGGCAACTGGTGTAGCAGCACAGCGAACGAAGGTCAGCAAATACCTAATGTTCTATTAA
- the phc1 gene encoding polyhomeotic-like protein 1 isoform X2 produces the protein MEAGEDQTNSSSTNSSAASGGSSRPPQIAQMSLYERQAVQALQALQRQPNAAQYFQQLMLQQQINSATCQLHNLAAVQQATLAASRQSSSPSNSVSQPTSSAQCTVNLSTTSAGGTMTNPRPIGPATSAASTALSQSVLLGGNSGGQGQMYLRVNRSLRAPLTPQLIFMPGGTATATVATVAQTQPQQQQPQQQQQQQQQEATPTSSSSQSDNDQVQNLAMRCVSTPRVATVKTEFADRKETTGAFPLNQQTQTPQQFGQSTQQVQPQTQPLANAKLQSFSNTANPSMPALNVKPTNQSAVTPQQAGATSNPPSSSPTPSLPLSQLLLSQSGLCQTRGVPAPTATVTHILVPTSNVPTSTQGYPLGTVATKSNMTAQTLVVQPLQQTGANLSTEKLAHGTGHVPIQPKTAQGHRLPVQMSPRHPPPILPAPPNNGQATAGHHPPHVPVQLVGARQSTLGNSQALALAQARTCCSQQDGTAAVPVNNPGNVVTMVTAADTSGAGVCPKTAQSALPISQMQTNQGAVLSQGNPASVTHSMDGQNNSGDSVFVQSSQAQIKPAIGPLKRKSESDLTHENLNEPISGSPSLQDSAPPLSPAPSLDTVPEIAFSSPPTLSLSLPLPLPRGAGQGDRAPVPQAVVKPQVLTHLIEGFVIQEGAEPFPVTGPLKELSGAVPPILHPEDIRSDTSQFRRSKRFCTNSCAKRYNVSCRNHLRASRGLEGAERPAGGAEVQDVIARRRAPRRSSSEIACAKIAGRHLPVKCHSESSRSDDISSCEGEEEEDFLSLSPSSTFSCPRPTHCGPQLDDTAPGGLPVDENHFLSGNPADWSVQEVCQFISSLQGCEDLSSQFLSQEIDGQALMLLKEEHLMSTMNIKLGPALKICASINSLKD, from the exons ATGGAGGCAGGAGAAGACCAGACCAACTCCAGCTCAACCAATAGCAGTGCAGCATCAGGGGGCAGCTCCCGCCCTCCTCAGATAGCTCAAATGTCTCTCTATGAAAGGCAAGCTGTTCAG GCGCTGCAGGCCTTACAGAGGCAGCCCAATGCAGCGCAGTATTTCCAGCAGCTGATGCTGCAGCAGCAGATCAACAGCGCAACCTGTCAACTCCACAACCTGGCTGCTGTGCAACAG GCAACTCTTGCAGCCAGTCGTCAGTCCAgctctcccagtaacagcgtctcTCAGCCTACAAGCTCAGCGCAATGCACA GTCAACTTAAGCACCACCTCTGCTGGAGGAACCATGACAAATCCCCGTCCAATAGGACCTGCCACCTCTGCAGCATCAACAGCCCTTAGCCAGTCAGTTTTGTTGGGTGGAAATTCAGGCGGACAGGGTCAGATGTACCTGAGA GTAAACCGCTCTCTCAGGGCACCTCTCACACCTCAGCTCATCTTCATGCCTGGTGGTACAGCGACAGCAACTGTAGCAACGGTTGCCCAAACGCAGCCACAGCAGCAGcagccacaacaacaacaacaacagcagcaacaggAAGCAACTCCCACATCTTCAAGTAGCCAGTCAGACAATGATCAG GTGCAGAACTTGGCAATGCGTTGCGTGTCCACTCCTAGGGTGGCTACTGTGAAGACAGAGTTTGCAGACAGGAAGGAAACGACTG GTGCATTCCCACTTAACCAGCAGACTCAGACTCCACAGCAGTTTGGTCAATCAACCCAGCAGGTCCAACCACAAACTCAACCCCTTGCCAACGCCAAACTCCAGAGCTTCTCCAACACCGCCAATCCCAGCATGCCTGCACTCAATGTGAAGCCCACTAACCAATCCGCTGTCACCCCACAGCAGGCGGGAGCTACCTCCAACCCCCCGTCCTCCTCACCCACTCCCTCGCTCCCTCTCTCCCAGCTTCTCCTTTCTCAATCTGGCTTGTGCCAAACTCGAGGTGTACCAGCTCCTACAGCCACCGTTACCCACATCCTGGTACCCACCTCTAATGTCCCCACATCTACTCAAGGTTATCCACTGGGAACGGTGGCAACCAAATCCAACATGACTGCACAGACATTGGTGGTGCAGCCACTTCAGCAAACAGGGGCAAATCTGAGCACGGAAAAGCTGGCTCATGGAACAGGGCATGTGCCAATTCAACCTAAAACAGCTCAGGGGCATCGGTTACCAGTGCAGATGTCCCCTCGCCACCCACCTCCCATTCTCCCAGCACCACCCAACAACGGCCAGGCCACAGCAGGCCATCACCCTCCCCATGTCCCAGTTCAGCTGGTTGGAGCAAGGCAGAGCACTTTGGGAAACTCACAAGCTTTAGCGTTGGCCCAGGCTCGAACCTGTTGCTCCCAGCAGGATGGAACAGCTGCCGTGCCAGTCAATAACCCGGGTAATGTTGTTACCATGGTTACTGCTGCGGATACAAGTGGAGCTGGCGTGTGCCCTAAAACAGCCCAAAGTGCCCTCCCTATCTCTCAGATGCAGACCAATCAGGGTGCAGTATTGAGTCAGGGTAATCCCGCTTCAGTCACACACTCCATGGATGGACAGAATAACTCTGGAGACTCTGTGTTTGTTCAGTCTTCACAAGCTCAG ATAAAGCCTGCTATTGGTCCATTAAAAAGGAAGTCAGAGTCAGATTTGACCCATGAGAATTTGAATGAGCCAATCAGTGGAAGTCCGTCACTGCAAGACTCCGCCCCTCCTCTGTCACCTGCTCCTTCACTGGATACAG TCCCAGAGATAGCGTTCTCCTCTCCTCCTACCTtgtccctctctctccctcttcctCTCCCTCGTGGAGCAGGACAGGGCGATCGAGCACCTGTCCCACAGGCTGTGGTCAAACCTCAGGTTCTCACTCACCTCATCGAGGGCTTTGTCATCCAGGAGGGAGCTGAACCTTTCCCA GTGACCGGGCCCCTGAAAGAACTTTCTGGTGCTGTTCCGCCAATCCTACATCCAGAGGACATCCGCTCTGATA CCAGCCAGTTCAGAAGATCTAAGCGCTTCTGCACCAATAGCTGTGCAAAGAG GTACAATGTGAGCTGCAGAAACCACTTACGGGCTAGTAGGGGTCTTGAGGGTGCAGAacggccagcagggggcgctgagGTCCAGGATGTTATTGCCAGACGCCGGGCTCCTCGCAGAAGCAGCTCTGAGATCGCCTGTGCTAAAATAGCAGGAAGGCACCTTCCTGTGAAG TGTCATTCAGAATCCAGTCGTTCTGATGATATCTCCAGCTGTGAGGGCGAGGAAGAAGAAGACTTCTTGTCCCTTTCCCCCAGCTCCACCTTCTCATGCCCGAGACCGACCCACTGTGGCCCTCAGCTGGATGACACCGCCCCCGGTGGACTCCCAGTGGACGAAAACCACTTCCTGTCTGGCAACCCTGCTGACTGGAGTGTGCAGGAAGTGTGTCAGTTTATTTCATCTCTTCAAG GTTGTGAGGACCTGTCATCCCAGTTCCTGTCACAGGAGATCGATGGGCAGGCACTGATGCTGCTCAAGGAAGAGCATCTCATGTCCACCATGAACATCAAACTCGGACCTGCTCTCAAAATCTGCGCTTCTATCAACAGCCTAAAGGATTGA
- the phc1 gene encoding polyhomeotic-like protein 1 isoform X1, whose translation MEAGEDQTNSSSTNSSAASGGSSRPPQIAQMSLYERQAVQALQALQRQPNAAQYFQQLMLQQQINSATCQLHNLAAVQQATLAASRQSSSPSNSVSQPTSSAQCTVNLSTTSAGGTMTNPRPIGPATSAASTALSQSVLLGGNSGGQGQMYLRVNRSLRAPLTPQLIFMPGGTATATVATVAQTQPQQQQPQQQQQQQQQEATPTSSSSQSDNDQVQNLAMRCVSTPRVATVKTEFADRKETTGAFPLNQQTQTPQQFGQSTQQVQPQTQPLANAKLQSFSNTANPSMPALNVKPTNQSAVTPQQAGATSNPPSSSPTPSLPLSQLLLSQSGLCQTRGVPAPTATVTHILVPTSNVPTSTQGYPLGTVATKSNMTAQTLVVQPLQQTGANLSTEKLAHGTGHVPIQPKTAQGHRLPVQMSPRHPPPILPAPPNNGQATAGHHPPHVPVQLVGARQSTLGNSQALALAQARTCCSQQDGTAAVPVNNPGNVVTMVTAADTSGAGVCPKTAQSALPISQMQTNQGAVLSQGNPASVTHSMDGQNNSGDSVFVQSSQAQIKPAIGPLKRKSESDLTHENLNEPISGSPSLQDSAPPLSPAPSLDTVPEIAFSSPPTLSLSLPLPLPRGAGQGDRAPVPQAVVKPQVLTHLIEGFVIQEGAEPFPVTGPLKELSGAVPPILHPEDIRSDKLKCEYCLNFAPASQFRRSKRFCTNSCAKRYNVSCRNHLRASRGLEGAERPAGGAEVQDVIARRRAPRRSSSEIACAKIAGRHLPVKCHSESSRSDDISSCEGEEEEDFLSLSPSSTFSCPRPTHCGPQLDDTAPGGLPVDENHFLSGNPADWSVQEVCQFISSLQGCEDLSSQFLSQEIDGQALMLLKEEHLMSTMNIKLGPALKICASINSLKD comes from the exons ATGGAGGCAGGAGAAGACCAGACCAACTCCAGCTCAACCAATAGCAGTGCAGCATCAGGGGGCAGCTCCCGCCCTCCTCAGATAGCTCAAATGTCTCTCTATGAAAGGCAAGCTGTTCAG GCGCTGCAGGCCTTACAGAGGCAGCCCAATGCAGCGCAGTATTTCCAGCAGCTGATGCTGCAGCAGCAGATCAACAGCGCAACCTGTCAACTCCACAACCTGGCTGCTGTGCAACAG GCAACTCTTGCAGCCAGTCGTCAGTCCAgctctcccagtaacagcgtctcTCAGCCTACAAGCTCAGCGCAATGCACA GTCAACTTAAGCACCACCTCTGCTGGAGGAACCATGACAAATCCCCGTCCAATAGGACCTGCCACCTCTGCAGCATCAACAGCCCTTAGCCAGTCAGTTTTGTTGGGTGGAAATTCAGGCGGACAGGGTCAGATGTACCTGAGA GTAAACCGCTCTCTCAGGGCACCTCTCACACCTCAGCTCATCTTCATGCCTGGTGGTACAGCGACAGCAACTGTAGCAACGGTTGCCCAAACGCAGCCACAGCAGCAGcagccacaacaacaacaacaacagcagcaacaggAAGCAACTCCCACATCTTCAAGTAGCCAGTCAGACAATGATCAG GTGCAGAACTTGGCAATGCGTTGCGTGTCCACTCCTAGGGTGGCTACTGTGAAGACAGAGTTTGCAGACAGGAAGGAAACGACTG GTGCATTCCCACTTAACCAGCAGACTCAGACTCCACAGCAGTTTGGTCAATCAACCCAGCAGGTCCAACCACAAACTCAACCCCTTGCCAACGCCAAACTCCAGAGCTTCTCCAACACCGCCAATCCCAGCATGCCTGCACTCAATGTGAAGCCCACTAACCAATCCGCTGTCACCCCACAGCAGGCGGGAGCTACCTCCAACCCCCCGTCCTCCTCACCCACTCCCTCGCTCCCTCTCTCCCAGCTTCTCCTTTCTCAATCTGGCTTGTGCCAAACTCGAGGTGTACCAGCTCCTACAGCCACCGTTACCCACATCCTGGTACCCACCTCTAATGTCCCCACATCTACTCAAGGTTATCCACTGGGAACGGTGGCAACCAAATCCAACATGACTGCACAGACATTGGTGGTGCAGCCACTTCAGCAAACAGGGGCAAATCTGAGCACGGAAAAGCTGGCTCATGGAACAGGGCATGTGCCAATTCAACCTAAAACAGCTCAGGGGCATCGGTTACCAGTGCAGATGTCCCCTCGCCACCCACCTCCCATTCTCCCAGCACCACCCAACAACGGCCAGGCCACAGCAGGCCATCACCCTCCCCATGTCCCAGTTCAGCTGGTTGGAGCAAGGCAGAGCACTTTGGGAAACTCACAAGCTTTAGCGTTGGCCCAGGCTCGAACCTGTTGCTCCCAGCAGGATGGAACAGCTGCCGTGCCAGTCAATAACCCGGGTAATGTTGTTACCATGGTTACTGCTGCGGATACAAGTGGAGCTGGCGTGTGCCCTAAAACAGCCCAAAGTGCCCTCCCTATCTCTCAGATGCAGACCAATCAGGGTGCAGTATTGAGTCAGGGTAATCCCGCTTCAGTCACACACTCCATGGATGGACAGAATAACTCTGGAGACTCTGTGTTTGTTCAGTCTTCACAAGCTCAG ATAAAGCCTGCTATTGGTCCATTAAAAAGGAAGTCAGAGTCAGATTTGACCCATGAGAATTTGAATGAGCCAATCAGTGGAAGTCCGTCACTGCAAGACTCCGCCCCTCCTCTGTCACCTGCTCCTTCACTGGATACAG TCCCAGAGATAGCGTTCTCCTCTCCTCCTACCTtgtccctctctctccctcttcctCTCCCTCGTGGAGCAGGACAGGGCGATCGAGCACCTGTCCCACAGGCTGTGGTCAAACCTCAGGTTCTCACTCACCTCATCGAGGGCTTTGTCATCCAGGAGGGAGCTGAACCTTTCCCA GTGACCGGGCCCCTGAAAGAACTTTCTGGTGCTGTTCCGCCAATCCTACATCCAGAGGACATCCGCTCTGATA AGTTAAAGTGTGAATACTGTCTTAATTTTGCACCAGCCAGCCAGTTCAGAAGATCTAAGCGCTTCTGCACCAATAGCTGTGCAAAGAG GTACAATGTGAGCTGCAGAAACCACTTACGGGCTAGTAGGGGTCTTGAGGGTGCAGAacggccagcagggggcgctgagGTCCAGGATGTTATTGCCAGACGCCGGGCTCCTCGCAGAAGCAGCTCTGAGATCGCCTGTGCTAAAATAGCAGGAAGGCACCTTCCTGTGAAG TGTCATTCAGAATCCAGTCGTTCTGATGATATCTCCAGCTGTGAGGGCGAGGAAGAAGAAGACTTCTTGTCCCTTTCCCCCAGCTCCACCTTCTCATGCCCGAGACCGACCCACTGTGGCCCTCAGCTGGATGACACCGCCCCCGGTGGACTCCCAGTGGACGAAAACCACTTCCTGTCTGGCAACCCTGCTGACTGGAGTGTGCAGGAAGTGTGTCAGTTTATTTCATCTCTTCAAG GTTGTGAGGACCTGTCATCCCAGTTCCTGTCACAGGAGATCGATGGGCAGGCACTGATGCTGCTCAAGGAAGAGCATCTCATGTCCACCATGAACATCAAACTCGGACCTGCTCTCAAAATCTGCGCTTCTATCAACAGCCTAAAGGATTGA
- the LOC130243277 gene encoding uncharacterized protein LOC130243277: MEPTRSSVLGPKAEAGTRKDRSWAKGNWWDKQKVSNESKFYKLDLKITEYGLTGNMGGKNDKGPHNQASGHGIKGQNLTKHSKAKKTPEDQKKKESKGQWRNEKAQIEPVTVKKSTKGPQLHPSNQISSGAGVQSESKIAVTSLVVQDKKGFGAGSGHSTKVFVPEKAKPGSRLVTKPGSCPSEISISDYLLLLKCLQINLPDGVLNPKVIKLSQTADVIQKAQDIVKDLENFKLQFNSIPRLGSREVKNSLSLKDNNKVYEITQMIFFKKNEGSDEDLRTQWKKNASNTNCGFRFRDKYKTTAVSTPAMYATAQTRSWRHLKDGEKHANISAGVTVNVSEIEKRDYRDNSTLWTTSSPQRFGKYFQNPAGENECLKFYHELCEIGANRTVKYTKGNKVESGFLSGRLDFLAEIKEEKTEKIVIECKGTTGDMVGKVFTKPTNGGRFAKLNETHEYYYQVQAYMYILNQSAKQTQRFTSYRAVMVIQHYHKNGQEPRDFYWNYLRKNEAIQQKISELCVFCEEEVLACFLAVLNLIFQKDSWSQNS, from the coding sequence ATGGAACCTACAAGATCTAGTGTGCTGGGTCCAAAAGCAGAGGCTGGTACAAGGAAAGATAGGAGCTGGGCAAAAGGAAATTGGTGGGATAAACAAAAAGTGAGCAATGAAAGCAAATTTTATAAGCTGGATCTGAAAATAACAGAGTATGGCTTGACTGGAAATATGGGTGGAAAGAATGACAAAGGACCCCATAATCAGGCTTCAGGACATGGTATAAAGGGACAAAATCTAACAAAGCATTCAAAAGCAAAGAAAACTCCAGAAGACCAGAAAAAGAAGGAATCAAAGGGACAATGGAGAAATGAAAAGGCACAAATTGAACCAGTGACTGTGAAGAAGTCTACTAAAGGACCACAGCTGCATCCCAGTAACCAGATTTCCAGTGGGGCTGGTGTTCAATCAGAGTCAAAAATTGCTGTCACATCGCTCGTTGTTCAGGACAAGAAAGGTTTTGGTGCTGGATCTGGACACAGCACTAAAGTTTTTGTACCTGAAAAAGCCAAACCAGGTTCAAGATTGGTCACCAAGCCTGGCAGTTGTCCTAGTGAAATATCAATAAGTGACTACCTATTACTTCTAAAGTGCCTCCAAATTAACTTGCCCGATGGTGTTCTGAACCCTAAAGTCATCAAGCTTTCACAGACTGCCGACGTCATACAGAAAGCCCAGGACATTGTGAAAGATCTGGAAAACTTCAAGCTTCAGTTCAACAGCATTCCACGTCTTGGCTCCCGTGAGGTTAAGAACTCACTCTCACTGAAAGACAACAATAAAGTTTATGAAATCACACAGATGATTTTCTTCAAAAAAAACGAAGGTTCTGATGAAGATCTGAGAACACAGTGGAAGAAGAATGCTTCAAACACGAACTGTGGATTTAGATTCAGAGACAAATACAAGACAACAGCCGTCTCCACCCCTGCTATGTATGCCACAGCACAGACAAGGAGCTGGAGACACTTAAAAGATggagaaaaacatgcaaacatttCTGCAGGAGTGACAGTGAATGTCAGCGAGATTGAGAAAAGAGACTATCGTGACAACTCAACGCTATGGACTACCTCCTCTCCACAAAGGTTCGGCAAATATTTCCAGAACCCAGCAGGTGAAAATGAATGCCTCAAGTTCTACCATGAACTGTGTGAGATTGGTGCTAACAGGACAGTAAAGTACACCAAAGGTAATAAAGTAGAGTCTGGGTTTCTCTCAGGACGACTGGACTTCTTGGCAGAAATAAAAgaggaaaaaactgaaaaaattgtAATTGAGTGTAAAGGAACCACTGGAGATATGGTGGGGAAAGTCTTCACCAAACCCACAAATGGTGGTCGTTTTGCAAAACTAAATGAGACACATGAGTATTACTATCAGGTACAGGCATACATGTACATATTAAATCAGTCAGCTAAACAAACACAACGCTTCACCTCTTACAGGGCTGTCATGGTGATCCAACACTACCACAAAAATGGACAAGAACCCAGAGATTTCTACTGGAATTATCTGAGAAAGAATGAAGCAATACAGCAGAAGATCAGTGAACTATGTGTTTTCTGTGAAGAAGAGGTTCTGGCCTGTTTCCTGGCTGTTCTCAATCTGATCTTCCAAAAAGATTCATGGAGTCAAAACTCTTAG